Within the Kingella potus genome, the region TTACCCCTCCCCCCGCGCCGCCGCCTCCTGCTCGCCGGCGGCGCATTCCTCTTTCTCCCCCGCACCCTGCTGGCCGGCGCGCAACGCGAAGAAACCCTCTCCGACGACGTTGCCTCCGTGATGCGCACCTCCGTCAGCAACATCAACCCCGCCCGCCTCGTGTTTGCCAACCCGCGCGACGGCGAACGCTGGCTTGCCGATATGTCCGCCCGCCTCGCACACTTCGTTCCCGACGAAGCCGCCCGCCGCCGCCTGCTCGTCAACATCCAATACGAAACCACCCGCGCCGGCCTCGACACCCAGCTCGTCCTCGGCCTCATCGAAGTGGAAAGCGCGTTCCGCCAATACGCCATCAGCAGCGTCGGCGCGAAAGGCCTGATGCAGGTCATGCCCTTCTGGCAGCGCTACATCGGCAGGCCCGACCACAACCTCTTCGACATCCGCACCAACCTGCGCTACGGCTGCACCATCCTGCGCCATTACAGCAACGTCGAAAACGGCAACCTCACCCGCGCCCTCGCCCGTTTCAACGGCAGCCTCGGCAGCAGCAAATACCCCAACGCCGTCATCGGCGCATGGCGCAACCGCTGGCAGTGGGCATAGAGGCCGTCTGAAACCGCGTGCGCGGCTTGCGCCACACCCCCTGCCTGCCGTGCAAACAGTTGTTTCACTATGCAGACCCGTTTTTCAGAAACATCATCCCCGCACAGGCGGGTACGGCCTCCGAAATACAGCAAGCACCCGATTCCCCCACTTACGAGAAAAAACCATGCACGACCACAACAAACCGCACAACCGACAGCCCGAAGACGACGGCATCCGCGACCAAGACGACATCATCATCACCGGCAGCGTCCGCCCCAACCCCCGGCCCGAAGACGACGGCCGCTACTACCAAGCCACGCAACAGCAGCTGCGCCGCGCCAAAAGCACCAACGGCTTCGCCATCGCCAGCCTTGTCTGCGCCATCATCGGCATCGGCTGGTACGCCCCCCTCATCCTCGGCCCGCTGGCCGTCCTCTTCGGCCACATCGCCAGAGGCCAAATCCGCCGGGAAGGCCAAGACGGCAACGGCCTTGCCATCGCCGGTTTGCTCATGGGCTACCTCCAATTCGTTTTCCTGGGCTGTCTGCCCGCCTTCTTGGAATACGACACCCGCAACCAACTGACCGAAGCCTACGGCGAACTCGGCATCCCCCTTGCCAAACTGGGCGACGAAATCGCCGCCGGCAAAAAAAACGCCGGCTTTACCCTGCCCCCGTCAAGCCGCTACTGGCAGGAAGCCTACACCCGGGACGGCACCGTTTACGCCCGCCTCAAAACCGACTCCTCCCTCCCCTCCTCCGTGAGCGGCAACACCATCGTCTATACCCCGCGCATCCATAACGGCACCGTCTCCTGGCGTTGCGACTTTGCCGGCGACATCCAGCGCAGCTACCTGCCACGCAAGTGCGCCGGCGTAAAAACAGAATAAACCCGCCGCCACGCAAACGGCGCGGGACGCAGCGGCCGAAAGGTTTTCAGACGGCCTGCACGCCTTTTCAGGCCGTCTGAAAAACGGCATCCCGTTTTCTTTACACAACTTGATTAAATCTTGCCCGTTCAAGTAAACTCGCTGCCGCCTGCCTGAAAACAGCACACGGCGCATTCCGCCACCGGCAGGCCGAGCCGTTCCAACCCTACAATCAACAAAGGAGTATCCAATATGAAAAACCCCGTCCGTGTTGCCGTAACCGGCGCTGCCGGCCAAATCGGCTATGCCCTGCTCTTCCGTATCGCCAGCGGCGAAATGCTCGGCAAAGACCAGCCCGTGATTTTGCAGCTTCTGGATCTGCCGCAGGCACAAAACGCCGTCAAAGGCGTGATGATGGAATTGCAGGACTGCGCTTTCCCGCTCCTGGCCGGCATGACTGCCTCCGACGACCCCGAAGTGGCCTTTAAAGACGCACAGGTTGCCATCCTCGTCGGCGCACGCCCGCGCAGCAAAGGCATGGAACGCGCCGACCTCTTGCAGGCCAACGCCCAGATTTTCACCGTACAGGGCGCGGCCTTGAACAAAGTGGCCGACCGCAACGTCAAAGTATTGGTTGTCGGCAACCCCGCCAACACCAACGCCTACATTGCCATGAAGTCCGCCCCCGACCTGCCCGCGAAAAACTTCACCGCCATGCTGCGCCTCGACCACAACCGTGCCGCCAGCCAGATTGCCGAGAAAACCGGCAAAGCCGTTGCCGACATCGAAAAACTCTGCGTCTGGGGCAACCACTCGCCCACCATGTATGCCGACTACCGCTTCGCCACCATCAACGGCCAGAGCGTGAAAGACATGATTAACGACCAGCAATGGAACGCCGAAGTCTTCCTGCCCACCGTCGGCAAACGCGGCGCAGCCATCATTGAAGCGCGCGGCCTCTCCTCCGCCGCCTCCGCCGCCAACGCCGCCATCGACCACATCCGCGACTGGTGGCTGGGCACCAACGGCAAATGGGTAACCATGGGCATCCCCTCCGACGGCTCCTACGGCATCCCCGAAGGTACCGTATTCGGCTTCCCCGTTACCTGCGAAAACGGCGAATACCAACTGGTGCGCGGCTTGGAAATCGACGAATTCAGCCGCGAACGCATCAACGCCACTTTGCAGGAACTGGAAGACGAAAAAGCAGGCGTGGCCGACCTGCTGAAATAAGGCTTCCCGCAAAAAGCTGCCGGATTCGTCCTCCGGCAGCTTTTTTGACGCATCGGGCGGGTCGCCCGCAGCCGAGGCCGTCTGAAAACCGCATATGCGGTTTTCAGACGGCCTTTTGCCGGATTTTTGGATTTAGCCGGATTTTAAAGAACGCGTGCGTCGCTGTGCGACACACCCTACGCAGAGGGCAGAAATGGCTTTGCAACAAGCAGCAGCCTGTGCGGCATCAGGTAGGGTGTGTCGCCCAAGCGACGCACGCGGTTTGCGGTCTGCTATCTGCCGCTTGCCGTTACCCGGACTTTCGACAAACGGGCGCGGTGCAGAACCGCTATATCCCGAACAAACGACGGATATTGATTTTCAGACGGCCTCTGCCCTTTAAAGCAGGGTGTGTCGCGCAGCGACGCACGCGCTTGCGGATGTCGGCACGGCCGTTTTCAACACGTAAAAGAAGCTGTCTGAAAATACGGATGCGGCACATCCGAAGTCCCTCTTGCACTTTTCAGACGGCCTTTTTCCCTGCGGATGGAAGCGCAACGCCCTGCCCGTTATACAAACAACGATGTTTGTATTTGCTTTGTAAAACACAAAGGCCGTCTGAAAACCGCATTTGCGGTTTTCAGACGGCCTTTTGCCGGATTTTTGGGTTTAGCCGGATTTTAAAGAACGCGTGCGTCGCTTGGGCGACACACCCTACGCAGAGGGCAGAAATGGCTTTGCAACAAGCAGCAGCCTGTGCGGCATCAGGTAGGGTGTGTCGCCCAAGCGACGCACGCGGTTTGCGGTCTGCCACTTGCCGATGCCCAAACTTTCGGCAGACGGATGCGGCGGAAACCGGCTTGTCAGACGGCCTTCCGCATCAGATACGCCCGCAGCTTTTGCGCGTCCAAATGCCAATGGCAGATTTCCGTTTCCCCGTCGAGCAGCACGGGGACAAGTTCGTTGTAACGCGTTTCCAGAAGCGGATCGTCGTCCACATCGAAAAT harbors:
- a CDS encoding lytic transglycosylase domain-containing protein, translated to MENRLPLPPRRRLLLAGGAFLFLPRTLLAGAQREETLSDDVASVMRTSVSNINPARLVFANPRDGERWLADMSARLAHFVPDEAARRRLLVNIQYETTRAGLDTQLVLGLIEVESAFRQYAISSVGAKGLMQVMPFWQRYIGRPDHNLFDIRTNLRYGCTILRHYSNVENGNLTRALARFNGSLGSSKYPNAVIGAWRNRWQWA
- a CDS encoding DUF4190 domain-containing protein, encoding MHDHNKPHNRQPEDDGIRDQDDIIITGSVRPNPRPEDDGRYYQATQQQLRRAKSTNGFAIASLVCAIIGIGWYAPLILGPLAVLFGHIARGQIRREGQDGNGLAIAGLLMGYLQFVFLGCLPAFLEYDTRNQLTEAYGELGIPLAKLGDEIAAGKKNAGFTLPPSSRYWQEAYTRDGTVYARLKTDSSLPSSVSGNTIVYTPRIHNGTVSWRCDFAGDIQRSYLPRKCAGVKTE
- a CDS encoding malate dehydrogenase; protein product: MKNPVRVAVTGAAGQIGYALLFRIASGEMLGKDQPVILQLLDLPQAQNAVKGVMMELQDCAFPLLAGMTASDDPEVAFKDAQVAILVGARPRSKGMERADLLQANAQIFTVQGAALNKVADRNVKVLVVGNPANTNAYIAMKSAPDLPAKNFTAMLRLDHNRAASQIAEKTGKAVADIEKLCVWGNHSPTMYADYRFATINGQSVKDMINDQQWNAEVFLPTVGKRGAAIIEARGLSSAASAANAAIDHIRDWWLGTNGKWVTMGIPSDGSYGIPEGTVFGFPVTCENGEYQLVRGLEIDEFSRERINATLQELEDEKAGVADLLK
- a CDS encoding glutaredoxin family protein → MKLTLMFREYCSLCHAMRDALRPFQDEFGFELEIFDVDDDPLLETRYNELVPVLLDGETEICHWHLDAQKLRAYLMRKAV